One genomic window of Pseudomonadales bacterium includes the following:
- a CDS encoding alkane 1-monooxygenase — protein sequence MVDYIRYYFAPIVQILAAIGIIVGGPYVWVGIATLPAFAVIDGVLPRDNRERKIASKALAMVPVWISAIMTIGLYFILAWQIGLGDMSTLEILGGTISASWLATVIGVPSTHELYHQRDRLSSLIGRIGQVGYLDCTRNIAHMIGHHLDVATPEDSDTAQRGQTLYGFAPVAVYRSTKAAWRMESDALEKRGYGRWSIRHQLWFAILVLFVFLGLMYSLGGLTAAVFGLIGIAVARLWVETFNYFQHYGQVRVPGSPIAHRHVWNHLHPLSRMITFDITNHADHHLNAYTPYYRLKPDTSSVKLPSVFVCFMSALIPPVWNKIVIGPALKEWDLQHASAEERKLAKQQNLKAGWPDWFPAES from the coding sequence ATCGTGGACTATATACGTTATTACTTTGCTCCCATAGTTCAGATATTAGCGGCCATCGGGATTATCGTTGGAGGCCCTTACGTTTGGGTCGGCATTGCAACCCTGCCAGCATTCGCTGTAATTGATGGCGTATTGCCTCGTGACAACCGCGAGCGAAAAATCGCCAGCAAAGCACTGGCCATGGTTCCTGTGTGGATTAGCGCCATCATGACCATCGGTCTCTATTTCATTCTTGCCTGGCAAATTGGTCTGGGTGACATGTCAACCCTGGAAATTCTGGGCGGCACCATTTCTGCCTCCTGGCTAGCTACCGTGATTGGCGTTCCTTCCACCCACGAGCTTTATCATCAACGCGATCGTTTATCCTCACTCATCGGCAGGATCGGCCAAGTGGGCTACCTCGACTGCACACGTAATATTGCCCATATGATCGGCCATCATCTGGACGTTGCCACCCCCGAAGACTCTGATACTGCCCAAAGGGGGCAGACACTTTACGGTTTCGCTCCTGTGGCGGTATACCGCAGCACCAAAGCTGCCTGGAGAATGGAAAGCGATGCACTTGAGAAACGTGGTTATGGCCGCTGGTCCATTCGTCATCAGCTGTGGTTTGCTATTCTGGTACTGTTCGTTTTCCTGGGGCTAATGTATAGCCTTGGCGGTTTAACCGCAGCCGTTTTCGGCCTGATTGGTATTGCCGTTGCCCGCCTCTGGGTTGAAACTTTTAATTACTTCCAACATTATGGCCAGGTGCGCGTTCCCGGCTCCCCGATCGCTCACCGGCATGTGTGGAATCATTTGCATCCTTTAAGCCGGATGATTACATTCGACATTACGAACCATGCCGACCACCATTTAAATGCATACACGCCTTATTATCGCCTCAAACCTGACACATCATCCGTTAAACTGCCAAGCGTTTTTGTTTGTTTTATGTCGGCATTGATTCCTCCTGTATGGAACAAGATTGTCATCGGGCCTGCATTAAAAGAGTGGGACTTACAACATGCCAGCGCCGAAGAACGCAAGCTGGCAAAACAACAAAATCTTAAGGCTGGATGGCCCGACTGGTTCCCGGCAGAATCATAA
- a CDS encoding non-heme iron oxygenase ferredoxin subunit, with protein MIISTDKSADTTEWITLGEASDFAEGTIHGAELPSGLPIAIFNVGGDFYATADRCTHGGASFAEEGEIEGHILECAWHNGTFDVRTGLALTLPCRVALMTFETKVDNNQLLLNPKPVRRKKEDAE; from the coding sequence ATGATCATTAGTACAGATAAATCCGCCGATACCACGGAATGGATAACCCTCGGAGAAGCCAGCGACTTCGCTGAAGGCACTATTCATGGTGCGGAACTTCCCAGCGGACTTCCCATCGCTATATTCAATGTAGGCGGAGATTTTTACGCCACGGCCGATCGCTGTACTCACGGCGGCGCATCTTTCGCCGAAGAAGGCGAGATTGAAGGGCATATTCTTGAATGCGCCTGGCATAACGGCACCTTTGATGTGAGAACAGGTCTTGCGCTCACCCTGCCCTGCCGTGTAGCCCTGATGACATTTGAAACGAAAGTAGACAACAACCAGTTATTACTCAACCCCAAACCCGTTCGACGCAAAAAAGAAGATGCGGAATAA
- a CDS encoding glucose 1-dehydrogenase yields MTSNNTTLGGYNLKNRVAIVTGASSGIGFAIAEALYQAGASIVIADLEEAVIEKAASRLNDHERVRTFHGNLADEENAKQLVETATRAFGKLDILVNNAGGGVILPFLEHTAETLRQTLDRNLWTTLWCNKAALPVMKEQQYGRIIHIGADSVRNGLWDHSAYNAAKGGVHGLTTGLAREFATDGITVNTVAPCAVRTEIYDRILATQPDLIDKFVSIIPMGRAGECEEVASMVCYLASDQAAFVTGQVISVNGGSTML; encoded by the coding sequence ATGACGTCAAACAACACTACTCTCGGCGGCTACAACCTCAAAAATCGCGTTGCTATCGTAACAGGTGCATCGTCCGGCATTGGTTTTGCGATAGCAGAAGCACTTTACCAGGCTGGCGCCAGTATTGTGATTGCCGACCTTGAAGAAGCTGTTATAGAAAAAGCTGCCTCAAGGCTGAATGACCATGAGCGCGTCAGAACATTTCACGGTAATCTGGCCGACGAAGAGAACGCAAAACAGCTTGTTGAAACGGCTACCAGAGCATTTGGCAAACTGGACATTTTGGTCAACAATGCCGGAGGCGGTGTTATCCTGCCCTTTCTGGAACATACGGCAGAAACCCTCAGGCAAACACTGGACCGAAACTTGTGGACAACACTCTGGTGCAATAAAGCAGCATTACCCGTCATGAAAGAGCAGCAGTACGGGCGGATTATCCATATTGGCGCCGATTCGGTCAGAAACGGACTCTGGGATCACTCTGCATACAACGCAGCCAAAGGCGGCGTGCACGGGTTAACCACGGGGCTGGCACGAGAATTTGCTACTGACGGTATCACCGTTAACACCGTCGCACCATGTGCCGTAAGAACGGAAATATACGATAGAATTCTTGCAACCCAGCCAGACCTTATTGACAAGTTTGTCTCCATAATCCCGATGGGCCGTGCGGGAGAATGTGAAGAGGTCGCTTCCATGGTTTGCTATCTGGCCAGCGACCAGGCAGCTTTCGTCACAGGGCAGGTCATTAGCGTGAATGGTGGCAGCACCATGCTGTAA
- a CDS encoding TetR/AcrR family transcriptional regulator, translated as MNDANQKQRIPQAVRSAKMQQRLSEAAYNIIRDGGYANFRTSAVAKAAGVSQGAQLHHYPTKNSLAVAALDYAYRQYHQQFEANYAMIDECDDLLDLIFKDFKDFYLSGYFSTALDILISGGKNEDLKEQLVAITLDNRTAIERVWLEELINDGWPLALAEEILALSHSIVRGFAARALVINDQAQFDRLLFRWRAMVKSLEGEKNNVVQRFELKKSSN; from the coding sequence GTGAACGACGCAAATCAGAAACAACGCATACCGCAGGCGGTACGTAGTGCCAAAATGCAGCAGCGTCTCTCCGAGGCCGCGTACAACATTATTCGCGATGGCGGTTACGCCAATTTTCGAACCTCGGCAGTTGCAAAAGCAGCAGGCGTCTCTCAGGGGGCGCAGCTGCATCACTACCCGACCAAAAACAGCCTCGCTGTTGCAGCGCTTGATTACGCTTATCGGCAATACCACCAGCAGTTTGAAGCTAATTACGCCATGATTGACGAGTGCGATGACCTGCTGGACCTGATATTCAAAGACTTCAAAGATTTCTACCTTTCCGGTTACTTCAGCACAGCCCTGGATATCCTCATCTCCGGTGGCAAGAACGAGGATCTCAAGGAACAACTGGTTGCTATTACCCTTGATAACCGCACAGCGATAGAGCGAGTCTGGCTGGAAGAGCTGATTAATGATGGCTGGCCGCTGGCGCTTGCCGAAGAGATTCTGGCACTGTCTCACAGCATTGTCAGAGGTTTTGCCGCACGCGCACTGGTTATTAATGATCAGGCACAATTTGATCGCCTGCTATTCCGCTGGCGCGCGATGGTTAAATCTTTGGAAGGTGAGAAAAACAACGTCGTCCAGCGTTTCGAACTAAAAAAATCCAGCAACTGA
- a CDS encoding alpha/beta fold hydrolase, whose protein sequence is MNATQNPEIGKRIDIGNCEVNYQDEGQGEAIILLHGSGPGVTGYANWRLLIPVLAKDFRVIAPDVVGFGYTSHPEGFVYNLENWIDWTIRFMDALGIEKAGFVGNSFGGALALAVAAKHPDRVTRFVMMGAAGIEFKVTEGLAKVWGYTPSFENMRELMNTFAFEGEQISDEIVESRYQASIRPGYQEAYSQLFPEPYQEQLDALRLPEEEIAKVKHPVMMVHGTEDAIVPVDCSFRAQKLLENADLHVYSKCGHWTMFERPYEFGQLVHSFFSKENA, encoded by the coding sequence ATGAACGCTACTCAAAACCCCGAAATAGGCAAAAGAATTGATATTGGTAATTGCGAAGTCAATTATCAGGACGAAGGCCAGGGTGAAGCCATCATTCTGCTTCACGGCTCCGGACCAGGTGTTACCGGCTACGCTAACTGGCGTTTGCTGATCCCTGTGCTGGCAAAAGATTTCAGAGTTATCGCGCCTGATGTGGTCGGTTTTGGCTACACCTCACACCCGGAAGGTTTTGTTTACAATCTGGAGAATTGGATCGATTGGACCATTCGCTTTATGGATGCTCTGGGCATCGAAAAAGCCGGTTTTGTCGGCAATTCTTTCGGCGGCGCACTGGCACTGGCTGTTGCCGCCAAACACCCGGATCGCGTAACACGCTTTGTCATGATGGGCGCTGCCGGCATTGAGTTCAAAGTAACTGAGGGCCTGGCCAAGGTCTGGGGCTACACACCATCCTTCGAAAACATGCGCGAACTGATGAACACATTCGCCTTTGAAGGCGAACAAATTAGTGATGAAATCGTTGAATCCCGCTACCAGGCCAGCATACGTCCCGGCTACCAGGAAGCTTATTCTCAATTGTTTCCTGAACCCTACCAAGAGCAACTTGACGCATTGCGCCTGCCTGAAGAAGAGATAGCCAAAGTCAAACACCCGGTTATGATGGTACACGGTACTGAAGATGCCATTGTGCCAGTGGACTGCTCTTTCCGGGCACAGAAACTGCTGGAAAACGCAGACCTGCACGTGTATAGCAAATGCGGGCACTGGACCATGTTTGAACGCCCCTATGAGTTTGGCCAACTGGTTCACAGCTTTTTCAGCAAAGAAAACGCATAG
- a CDS encoding propionyl-CoA synthetase, whose product MPNNDALTMWQEAAKNIDWYTPYTKILDDTQKPIYRWFSGATCNTSYNCLDRHVAAGRGDQTAIIYDSPVTETVEHISYRQLLDRVSRFAGALQALGLEKGDRVVIYMPMVPEAAVAMQACARLGAVHSVVFGGFAANELASRIDDCKPKLIISASCGIEPGRLVAYKPLLDEALKLAKHKPEHAIIYQRNQLTASMVEGRDLDWNEIEASGTPVDCTPVAATDPLYIIYTSGTTGQPKGVVRDNGGHMVALDWSLGAIYGIDPGDVFWAASDIGWVVGHSYIVYGPLIRGATAIMFEGKPVGTPDAATYWRLIERHKVKAMFTAPTAIRAIKQQDPQGELLGDFDLSSLQTLFLAGERADPDTIQWAEKHLNKPVIDHWWQTELGWPAVANCAGLGLFPVKYGSSGKPVPGFTVEALDEGGHVLPADSMGALAIKLPLPPGTLPTLWNNDSGFIAKYMTEFPGYYSTGDAGFIDADGYVHIMSRTDDVINVAGHRLSTGQMEEVVTNHPDIAECAVFGVNDDLKGQSPLALLIVNQGVSKANSEIEAEVVALVRENIGPVAAFKRAIVVKRLPKTRSGKILRATLQKIANGESYKMPATIDDPAILDEIEDKLKIS is encoded by the coding sequence ATGCCTAACAATGACGCCCTTACCATGTGGCAGGAAGCTGCAAAAAATATCGACTGGTACACACCTTATACCAAGATACTGGATGACACCCAAAAACCCATTTATCGCTGGTTCAGCGGCGCCACCTGTAACACCTCGTACAACTGCCTGGACAGACATGTCGCTGCGGGTCGAGGCGACCAGACTGCCATTATCTACGACAGTCCGGTTACGGAAACCGTAGAGCATATCAGCTATCGTCAATTGCTCGATCGCGTGTCGCGCTTTGCCGGAGCACTACAAGCGCTGGGGCTGGAAAAAGGTGATCGCGTAGTCATCTATATGCCAATGGTGCCCGAAGCGGCGGTAGCCATGCAAGCTTGCGCAAGACTCGGCGCTGTACACTCCGTGGTATTCGGCGGATTTGCCGCCAACGAACTTGCCTCCAGAATTGATGATTGCAAACCAAAACTTATCATCTCGGCATCTTGCGGTATTGAGCCAGGCAGGCTGGTGGCCTACAAACCATTACTGGACGAAGCGCTGAAGCTGGCAAAGCACAAGCCTGAACACGCTATCATTTATCAGCGCAATCAATTGACGGCATCAATGGTTGAGGGTCGCGATCTGGACTGGAATGAGATAGAAGCTTCAGGTACGCCAGTGGACTGCACGCCCGTTGCGGCAACAGATCCACTCTACATTATCTACACATCAGGCACTACCGGCCAACCCAAAGGGGTTGTTCGAGATAATGGCGGACACATGGTGGCTCTGGACTGGAGTCTCGGGGCAATCTACGGTATTGACCCTGGCGATGTCTTCTGGGCCGCCTCTGATATCGGTTGGGTTGTAGGACACTCCTATATTGTTTATGGCCCACTGATCCGCGGTGCAACAGCCATTATGTTTGAAGGCAAGCCAGTTGGCACGCCTGATGCGGCAACCTACTGGCGGTTGATCGAGCGCCATAAAGTGAAGGCCATGTTCACTGCGCCTACAGCCATTCGCGCTATCAAACAGCAAGACCCTCAAGGCGAGCTGCTGGGTGACTTTGATCTTAGCAGCCTGCAAACGCTGTTTCTGGCTGGCGAACGTGCAGACCCTGACACCATTCAGTGGGCAGAAAAACACCTTAACAAACCGGTTATTGATCACTGGTGGCAAACCGAACTGGGCTGGCCTGCCGTTGCCAACTGTGCCGGGCTTGGTTTATTCCCGGTTAAATACGGTTCCTCAGGAAAACCCGTACCCGGCTTTACCGTAGAAGCTCTTGATGAAGGCGGCCATGTCCTGCCAGCAGACAGTATGGGAGCGCTGGCAATCAAATTACCGCTGCCCCCCGGCACATTGCCAACACTGTGGAATAACGACAGCGGCTTTATTGCCAAATACATGACAGAATTTCCTGGCTACTACAGTACCGGTGATGCCGGCTTTATTGATGCCGATGGTTATGTCCACATCATGAGTCGCACCGACGATGTCATTAATGTAGCGGGCCACCGGTTGTCTACGGGACAAATGGAAGAAGTTGTCACCAACCACCCTGATATCGCAGAATGTGCCGTATTTGGTGTTAATGACGACCTTAAAGGTCAGAGTCCGCTTGCATTACTCATCGTCAATCAGGGCGTCAGTAAAGCGAATTCCGAAATTGAGGCGGAAGTAGTCGCACTGGTAAGGGAAAATATTGGCCCGGTAGCAGCATTCAAACGTGCCATTGTCGTTAAGCGCCTGCCAAAAACCCGATCAGGCAAGATTCTACGGGCAACGCTGCAAAAAATAGCCAATGGCGAATCCTACAAGATGCCGGCGACTATTGATGACCCTGCCATACTTGATGAAATAGAAGACAAACTAAAGATCTCCTAA
- a CDS encoding VOC family protein produces the protein MQPPFLYEHIAYAVLGTSKLEESIRFYRDLMGLELSRHEPGEYAVFRCSDYTTNLVLIQQEQIGLLRIGIKMQSAVDREKALEHFGALNYPISNMSTEQSALFDIGENFSVTEPSSNVTFDFFDSITVPAFSFQPTVTKIQRLGHVVIRLPSPQFEATWEAFTSHFGFVASDYVEDKAVWLRCYPNPLHHSLAIVRDETAGLHHVNFMVTEVDDIGRARNRLTDAGVEIVFGPGRHKPSGSMFLYFTDPCGMTMEFSFGMEEFPQEGAREPRKLENSYQVMDLWGGKPSPRFAKGGEIVKQ, from the coding sequence ATGCAGCCTCCTTTTCTCTATGAACACATTGCCTATGCAGTATTAGGAACTTCAAAACTCGAAGAATCCATCCGCTTTTATCGGGATTTGATGGGGCTGGAGCTCTCGCGCCACGAGCCTGGCGAATACGCCGTATTCCGTTGCAGCGACTACACCACAAATCTGGTACTCATCCAGCAAGAGCAAATTGGCCTGCTGCGAATCGGCATTAAAATGCAATCTGCTGTCGACAGAGAGAAAGCCCTGGAACATTTCGGCGCCCTGAACTACCCCATCAGCAATATGTCCACAGAGCAAAGCGCATTATTTGATATTGGTGAAAATTTCAGTGTTACCGAACCCAGCTCAAACGTCACCTTCGACTTCTTTGATTCAATAACGGTACCGGCTTTTTCCTTTCAGCCTACAGTAACCAAAATACAACGGCTCGGACACGTCGTCATTCGCCTGCCCAGCCCTCAATTCGAAGCAACATGGGAAGCCTTCACATCCCATTTCGGCTTTGTTGCTTCGGACTACGTTGAGGATAAAGCGGTATGGCTGCGCTGTTACCCCAACCCTTTACACCACAGCCTGGCCATTGTGCGCGACGAGACTGCGGGCCTGCACCATGTCAACTTCATGGTGACTGAAGTTGACGATATCGGTCGCGCAAGAAACCGCTTAACCGATGCCGGTGTTGAAATTGTGTTTGGTCCGGGCAGGCACAAACCCTCAGGCAGTATGTTTCTGTACTTTACAGACCCTTGCGGCATGACAATGGAATTCAGCTTTGGCATGGAAGAGTTCCCGCAGGAAGGCGCTCGCGAACCGAGAAAGCTGGAAAATTCTTATCAGGTTATGGATCTTTGGGGTGGCAAGCCAAGCCCACGCTTTGCAAAAGGTGGGGAAATCGTTAAGCAATAA